A window of the Microbacterium sp. LWH13-1.2 genome harbors these coding sequences:
- a CDS encoding TIGR03364 family FAD-dependent oxidoreductase, which produces MTRAALTTAGKAANTADVVVVGSGIVGLGAAYAAVRRGLRVIVVDRADAPVGATIRNFGHLCIGAQAGEARRYADASRDLWLRLSRDAGFWLRESGTLVAARHADEIAVLEQAATDGGIRMLETDELLRRAPLRADGLVGGAHIETDLQTDPRSAAAAIVRHLVSLGVEFRFRTAVTAVSGGRVDTTRGAITAGVVVVAVNHDIDQLLPEVAERIGVVRCALDMMRAAVTFRHPLSAPLLTGWSLVRYGRFADGEATVALRERLHAERPDLAALDLNQMYTQLPDGTLIIGDSHATSTAPVPFQPEAAFAAFLAEAEALFDMPAPRVLERWQGVYAKASQDFLIDRGDEGVLVLAATTGIGMTTGLGLAEENLTAAFGWTPAMEGTP; this is translated from the coding sequence ATGACCCGCGCCGCGCTCACCACTGCGGGGAAGGCGGCGAACACGGCGGATGTCGTCGTCGTCGGCTCCGGCATCGTCGGTCTCGGCGCCGCCTACGCTGCCGTGCGACGAGGCCTGCGCGTCATCGTCGTGGACAGGGCGGATGCTCCGGTCGGCGCCACGATCCGTAACTTCGGCCACCTCTGCATCGGTGCGCAGGCGGGGGAGGCGCGGCGCTACGCGGACGCCTCCCGTGACCTGTGGCTTCGCCTGTCGCGCGACGCCGGCTTCTGGCTGCGCGAATCCGGCACCCTGGTCGCGGCCCGTCATGCCGACGAGATCGCGGTGCTCGAACAGGCGGCGACCGATGGTGGCATCCGGATGCTGGAGACCGACGAACTCCTGCGACGGGCGCCGCTGCGCGCGGACGGCCTCGTCGGTGGAGCCCATATCGAGACCGACCTGCAGACCGACCCCCGCAGTGCGGCCGCAGCCATCGTCCGGCACCTCGTGAGCCTGGGCGTCGAATTCCGCTTCCGCACCGCCGTGACAGCGGTGTCGGGCGGGCGCGTCGACACGACCCGCGGCGCGATCACAGCAGGTGTCGTCGTCGTCGCGGTCAACCACGACATCGACCAGCTGCTGCCCGAGGTCGCCGAGCGCATCGGGGTGGTTCGCTGCGCGCTCGACATGATGCGCGCGGCGGTGACGTTCCGGCATCCGCTCTCGGCCCCGCTGCTGACGGGCTGGTCGCTCGTGCGGTACGGGCGCTTCGCCGACGGCGAGGCGACGGTCGCACTGCGGGAGCGCCTGCATGCAGAGCGCCCCGATCTCGCAGCCCTCGACCTCAACCAGATGTACACGCAGCTGCCCGACGGCACGCTCATCATCGGCGACTCGCACGCCACGTCCACAGCGCCTGTGCCCTTCCAGCCCGAAGCCGCGTTCGCCGCCTTCCTCGCCGAGGCGGAGGCGCTCTTCGACATGCCGGCACCGCGTGTGCTGGAGCGCTGGCAGGGCGTCTACGCCAAGGCGTCGCAGGACTTCCTCATCGACAGGGGCGACGAGGGGGTGCTGGTGCTCGCCGCGACCACCGGCATCGGAATGACCACGGGTCTGGGGCTCGCCGAAGAGAATCTCACCGCCGCCTTCGGGTGGACACCCGCAATGGAAGGAACACCATGA
- a CDS encoding DMT family transporter, which translates to MKQSASSRPLVGVALVVCSCLSLPFGAAVAAQLFPVLGPWGVTSLRVAIAALLLIVIVRPRPIRWSRSQWLAAVFFGLSLAGMNGFFYAAIDRIPLGPAVAIEFLGPLVLAAVLTRRLADAAWVGVALLGMVLLGIDGLIGSEPLDPLGLVFILIAAGFWAMYIRMSARVGAIIPGSSGLAVGLVVAAVLLIPVGVPAAVTVAGDMQLLLLAAVTAVLSSVIPYSFELAALRRLPQRVFGVLLSLEPAFATLAGWLILGQSATPLRMLAIALVVAASVGTTLGVRRQRRPADAESDRDGTDRDDGADRDEPHPDDETGPFTAPIPLPE; encoded by the coding sequence GTGAAGCAGTCCGCGTCGTCCCGCCCTCTCGTGGGCGTCGCTCTCGTCGTCTGCTCCTGCCTCTCGCTGCCGTTCGGTGCCGCCGTCGCCGCTCAGCTCTTCCCCGTGCTCGGCCCGTGGGGAGTGACGTCGCTGCGCGTCGCGATCGCCGCTCTGCTTCTGATCGTCATCGTGCGGCCGCGCCCCATCCGCTGGAGCCGGTCGCAGTGGCTCGCCGCCGTGTTCTTCGGGCTGTCGCTCGCGGGCATGAACGGGTTCTTCTACGCGGCGATCGACCGCATCCCGCTCGGCCCCGCCGTCGCGATCGAGTTCCTCGGCCCGCTCGTGCTCGCCGCGGTCCTCACCCGGCGTCTCGCGGATGCCGCCTGGGTCGGCGTCGCTCTGCTCGGCATGGTGCTGCTGGGGATCGACGGGCTGATCGGCTCCGAGCCGCTGGATCCGCTCGGCCTCGTGTTCATCCTGATCGCGGCCGGCTTCTGGGCCATGTACATCAGGATGAGCGCCCGTGTGGGCGCGATCATCCCCGGCAGCAGCGGCCTCGCGGTGGGGCTCGTCGTGGCCGCCGTGCTGCTGATCCCGGTCGGCGTTCCCGCGGCCGTCACGGTCGCCGGCGACATGCAGCTGCTGCTGCTCGCCGCGGTCACCGCCGTGCTGTCCTCCGTCATCCCGTACAGCTTCGAACTCGCCGCACTCCGCCGTCTGCCGCAGCGCGTGTTCGGCGTGCTGCTGAGTCTCGAGCCCGCGTTCGCGACTCTGGCCGGGTGGCTGATCCTCGGACAGAGCGCGACCCCGCTGCGGATGCTCGCGATCGCCCTCGTGGTCGCGGCCAGCGTCGGCACCACGCTCGGCGTGCGTCGGCAGCGACGCCCGGCGGATGCCGAATCGGACCGCGACGGGACGGACCGCGACGACGGGGCGGATCGCGACGAGCCGCATCCCGACGACGAGACCGGGCCGTTCACCGCGCCGATCCCGCTGCCGGAGTGA
- the yidC gene encoding membrane protein insertase YidC, whose protein sequence is MDIFAFPPLTALLDAAYGALAGLASLLDPLAGASSAALAVVLVTLLVRALLIPVGFSQARAEQTRARLAPRLRELQRRHKKNPERLQKEMLELYRSENTSPFAGMLPVLAQAPIVGLLYTLFIRPEIAGHPNDLLTHDLFGAPLGTSLVSSVFGGTASPSTLLVFGVLIVIMLVVADITRRVFTPAPVEGDSPLNSPAMLRVTSALHYLTAVFAVFVPLAAALYLTVTVVWTLVQRTLLRRRYPLPISAAVAA, encoded by the coding sequence ATGGACATCTTCGCCTTCCCTCCCCTGACCGCCCTCCTCGACGCTGCCTACGGCGCGCTCGCAGGGCTCGCCTCCCTTCTCGACCCCCTCGCGGGGGCGTCCTCCGCCGCCCTCGCCGTGGTTCTCGTCACCCTCCTCGTGCGCGCCCTGCTGATCCCGGTGGGGTTCTCTCAGGCCAGAGCCGAGCAGACGAGAGCGCGTCTCGCACCTCGGCTGCGCGAGCTGCAGCGACGCCACAAGAAGAATCCCGAGCGACTGCAGAAGGAGATGCTCGAGCTCTACCGCTCCGAGAACACGTCTCCGTTCGCCGGCATGCTGCCGGTGCTCGCTCAGGCGCCGATCGTGGGCCTGCTGTACACGCTCTTCATCCGGCCCGAGATCGCCGGGCACCCCAACGACCTCTTGACGCACGACCTCTTCGGCGCTCCGCTGGGCACCAGCCTCGTCTCCTCGGTGTTCGGCGGCACCGCATCGCCGTCGACGCTGCTGGTGTTCGGCGTGCTGATCGTCATCATGCTCGTCGTCGCCGACATCACGCGTCGCGTCTTCACGCCGGCCCCGGTCGAGGGCGACTCGCCTCTGAACTCACCGGCCATGCTGCGCGTCACGAGCGCGCTGCACTATCTGACGGCGGTCTTCGCGGTGTTCGTGCCGCTCGCCGCGGCGCTCTACCTCACGGTGACGGTCGTGTGGACCCTCGTGCAGCGCACCCTGCTTCGCCGCCGCTACCCTCTGCCCATCTCCGCGGCGGTCGCCGCCTGA
- a CDS encoding FHA domain-containing protein, with the protein MNARHIDDRPDEGYSPTTTHAEFGAGNPRLRVSRDDLRSEFLLEVDVVRIGSAADSELRLDEADPVHATITHDDRDEYVVELHGEGEMNTNPDADATHPGERKQTLRTGARFTVGPWELVFARDEFADHGRPYGGRKGGEYSDQPLQPPRPDYEDAASVETDAPTHDDSTEEK; encoded by the coding sequence ATGAATGCACGCCACATCGACGACCGCCCCGACGAGGGATACAGCCCCACCACGACCCATGCGGAGTTCGGTGCGGGCAACCCCCGGTTGCGCGTCTCGCGCGACGACCTGCGCTCCGAGTTCCTGCTCGAGGTCGATGTGGTGCGCATCGGCTCCGCTGCCGACAGCGAGCTGCGCCTCGATGAGGCCGACCCCGTGCACGCCACGATCACGCACGACGACCGCGACGAGTACGTCGTGGAGCTGCACGGCGAGGGCGAGATGAACACCAACCCCGACGCGGATGCCACGCACCCCGGCGAGCGCAAGCAGACCCTTCGCACCGGAGCTCGATTCACGGTCGGACCGTGGGAGCTCGTGTTCGCGCGCGACGAGTTCGCCGACCACGGCCGCCCGTACGGCGGCCGCAAGGGCGGCGAGTACTCCGATCAGCCGCTGCAGCCTCCCCGCCCCGACTACGAGGACGCGGCGAGCGTCGAGACGGATGCGCCGACGCACGACGACTCCACCGAAGAGAAGTGA
- a CDS encoding alcohol dehydrogenase catalytic domain-containing protein translates to MGTLLIRPPGQRRDVALRPAATAMVWIGQGHAHETIAVPGVALAEHDVLVAVEMSTICGSDVHTVQGRRSAPVPLVLGHESVGRVIATGDAGATAVDGTALRIGDRVVWSVTISCGTCDRCSRGLTQKCRDLGKYGHDRVGVHGDLTGAFGTHVQVRAGTAIVRVPESLPASVLAPASCATATAWAAVARAARDHDLDGAAVRIHGAGLVGLSAAAIAVEHGATVEMLDPAPDRLALAARFGAGQLDCDPDVVIEASGHAVSEAIAGVGIGGTVVLVGSVFPADPVPFDAESTVRRLVTVAGVHNYTAAELAEAVAFLAGRGRAYPFAEAVGEVRQLAAIDEAITAASAPGAPLRIALVPGR, encoded by the coding sequence ATGGGAACGCTGCTGATCCGTCCTCCCGGACAGCGCCGGGATGTCGCGCTGCGTCCGGCCGCGACCGCCATGGTGTGGATCGGCCAGGGGCACGCTCACGAGACGATCGCGGTTCCCGGCGTCGCGCTGGCCGAGCACGACGTGCTCGTCGCGGTGGAGATGTCGACTATCTGCGGGTCGGACGTGCACACCGTGCAGGGGCGCCGGTCGGCTCCCGTGCCGCTGGTGCTCGGGCACGAGAGCGTCGGGCGGGTGATCGCTACGGGCGACGCGGGAGCGACCGCGGTCGACGGCACCGCTCTGCGCATCGGCGACCGCGTCGTATGGTCGGTGACGATCTCGTGCGGCACATGCGATCGCTGCTCACGCGGCCTCACGCAGAAATGCCGCGACCTCGGCAAGTACGGCCACGACAGGGTCGGAGTGCACGGCGACCTCACCGGCGCCTTCGGCACCCACGTGCAGGTGCGAGCAGGCACGGCGATCGTGCGGGTGCCCGAGTCGCTGCCGGCATCCGTGCTCGCACCCGCATCCTGCGCGACCGCCACCGCCTGGGCCGCCGTGGCCAGAGCGGCGCGTGATCATGACCTCGACGGGGCCGCAGTGCGCATCCACGGCGCGGGTCTCGTCGGGCTCTCTGCCGCGGCGATCGCGGTGGAGCACGGGGCGACCGTCGAGATGCTCGACCCTGCGCCCGACCGTCTCGCCCTCGCCGCACGGTTCGGAGCGGGTCAGCTCGACTGCGATCCCGACGTCGTGATCGAGGCATCGGGGCATGCCGTGTCCGAGGCGATCGCCGGTGTGGGCATCGGTGGCACTGTCGTGCTCGTCGGCAGCGTGTTCCCCGCAGACCCCGTGCCCTTCGACGCCGAGAGCACCGTGCGGCGTCTGGTCACGGTCGCCGGAGTGCACAACTACACCGCCGCGGAACTCGCTGAGGCGGTCGCCTTCCTCGCCGGTCGAGGGCGTGCGTATCCGTTCGCAGAGGCCGTCGGCGAGGTGCGTCAACTGGCGGCGATCGACGAGGCGATCACCGCCGCTTCCGCGCCGGGGGCTCCGCTTCGGATAGCGCTCGTGCCGGGGCGCTGA
- a CDS encoding DUF6412 domain-containing protein: MSEWFGQMLAFVASALGIVTVPDAATLGLAIALIALTTLTIVVALSVSPPSPSTAPHPLRAIDVSTLLAQSDPDAAGHPRPRAPGVAVPA; encoded by the coding sequence ATGAGCGAGTGGTTCGGGCAGATGCTCGCCTTCGTCGCGTCCGCTCTCGGGATCGTCACGGTGCCGGATGCCGCCACCCTCGGTCTCGCGATCGCGTTGATCGCCCTGACGACGCTCACCATCGTCGTCGCGCTCAGTGTCTCACCGCCCTCGCCGAGCACCGCTCCGCATCCGCTGCGGGCGATCGACGTCTCGACGCTGCTGGCCCAGAGCGATCCTGACGCCGCCGGTCACCCGCGCCCTCGTGCGCCGGGAGTCGCCGTTCCCGCGTAG
- the phnE gene encoding phosphonate ABC transporter, permease protein PhnE produces MSLLSDAPRAHEVPASATVADRAPRRPISAERIAAGLTLLALVGLGILAVNEVGISIPAMVQSWGNAENFMARVGGLSFPEPADLAWLIALTVGLVLVGTLLAAVLSVPIAYLAASNTTPGNGWRAAARFVGVLTRALPDVVLAMAFVLMFSLGTLPGILAIGIHSIGMISKMFADAIEQIDEGPRLAIRAAGGSKMQEFVSGILPQVLPSWVATVLHRNDINLRGSVVLGYVGVAGLGLEMSYAFKALNYGKGLGIALVIFILCVVMEIVSSMVRGAMLGNQKHTRSWIDRLIHPRLGDRVGEAASMSPAWAASPQSAVRRPWTAERVRNTTGVVISVLVVIGSVVVSQINWMDFFTFWAKLPEVAAKFWPPSFGSYDASVMLSAMRDTVAIALAATVLTLLPSLILGSLAASNVAPSAGARGVARFLLVGIRGIPELILAIVLVVITGLGAQAGVIALAIGGIGLLGKLIADSFEEVDRGPERALRAVGATRLQTYTSATVPQGMQALIGHSFYMLDTNIRAATILGIVGGGGVGYYLLNASQGSRYETVTAIVLMILATVLIVEGLAMWMRKVFR; encoded by the coding sequence ATGAGCCTCCTCTCCGACGCACCGCGCGCCCACGAGGTGCCCGCGTCCGCGACCGTCGCCGATCGTGCCCCGCGGCGTCCGATCTCGGCTGAACGCATCGCCGCAGGGCTGACCCTTCTTGCTCTCGTCGGCCTCGGCATCCTCGCGGTGAACGAGGTCGGCATCTCGATCCCGGCGATGGTGCAGAGCTGGGGCAACGCCGAGAACTTCATGGCGCGCGTCGGCGGACTCTCCTTTCCGGAACCTGCCGACCTCGCCTGGCTGATCGCCCTCACGGTCGGGCTCGTGCTGGTCGGCACGCTGCTCGCTGCGGTGCTCTCGGTGCCGATCGCATACCTCGCCGCCTCCAACACGACCCCGGGCAACGGATGGCGCGCCGCAGCGCGTTTCGTCGGCGTGCTCACCCGTGCGCTTCCCGACGTCGTGCTCGCCATGGCGTTCGTGCTCATGTTCTCGCTCGGCACCCTGCCCGGCATCCTCGCGATCGGCATCCACTCGATCGGCATGATCTCGAAGATGTTCGCCGACGCGATCGAGCAGATCGACGAGGGACCCCGGCTCGCGATCCGCGCCGCGGGCGGTTCGAAGATGCAGGAGTTCGTCTCCGGCATCCTGCCGCAGGTGCTGCCGAGCTGGGTCGCGACCGTGCTGCACCGCAACGACATCAACCTGCGCGGCAGCGTCGTGCTCGGCTACGTCGGCGTCGCAGGTCTCGGACTCGAGATGTCGTACGCGTTCAAGGCGCTCAACTACGGCAAGGGCCTCGGCATCGCCCTGGTCATCTTCATCCTGTGCGTGGTGATGGAGATCGTCTCGAGCATGGTGCGAGGTGCGATGCTCGGCAACCAGAAGCACACCCGCTCATGGATCGACCGGCTCATCCACCCCCGCCTCGGCGACCGGGTAGGCGAGGCCGCGAGCATGAGCCCTGCGTGGGCGGCCTCTCCGCAGAGCGCCGTACGTCGGCCGTGGACGGCCGAACGTGTGCGCAACACCACCGGCGTCGTGATCTCCGTGCTCGTCGTGATCGGCAGTGTGGTCGTCAGCCAGATCAACTGGATGGACTTCTTCACCTTCTGGGCGAAGCTCCCCGAGGTCGCCGCCAAGTTCTGGCCGCCGTCGTTCGGCAGCTACGACGCCTCCGTCATGCTCAGCGCGATGCGCGACACCGTCGCGATCGCACTCGCCGCCACCGTGCTCACCCTGCTGCCCTCGCTGATCCTCGGGTCGCTGGCTGCGAGCAACGTCGCACCGAGCGCCGGTGCGCGAGGCGTGGCACGATTCCTGCTCGTCGGCATCCGCGGCATCCCCGAGCTCATCCTCGCGATCGTGCTCGTGGTGATCACCGGCCTCGGGGCGCAGGCGGGAGTCATCGCGCTCGCCATCGGCGGCATCGGTCTGCTCGGCAAGCTGATCGCCGACTCGTTCGAAGAGGTCGACCGCGGCCCCGAGCGCGCGCTGCGAGCCGTCGGCGCCACGCGGCTGCAGACCTACACCTCGGCCACCGTGCCGCAGGGCATGCAGGCGCTCATCGGGCACAGCTTCTACATGCTCGACACGAACATCCGCGCGGCGACGATCCTCGGCATCGTCGGCGGCGGCGGGGTCGGCTACTACCTGCTCAACGCCAGCCAGGGCTCGCGCTACGAGACGGTCACCGCGATCGTGCTGATGATCCTCGCGACGGTGCTGATCGTCGAAGGGCTCGCGATGTGGATGCGCAAGGTGTTCCGATGA
- a CDS encoding HAD family hydrolase, whose amino-acid sequence MTTPIEEGRPLEEGRAIEEGRALELVVLDMAGTTVLDDGVVETAFRRAAERTGVADRMPWDDALAHVRATMGQSKIDVFTHLAGGDRAAAERATAAFEGAYAEIVAEQGVTEIPGAADAIQGLKDAGLTVVLTTGFAPVTRDALIDGLGWNGLVDLAMSPVDAGRGRPAPDLVLMALIRTRTSSVGAVAVAGDTVSDVESGRRAGAGFVAGVLTGAHRVRALTEAGADAVLADVTELQGALAERGLLPLVATV is encoded by the coding sequence ATGACCACTCCGATCGAAGAAGGCCGTCCGCTCGAAGAGGGCCGCGCGATCGAAGAAGGCCGCGCTCTCGAGCTCGTCGTCCTCGACATGGCCGGCACGACCGTGCTCGACGACGGGGTGGTCGAGACCGCCTTCCGGCGCGCCGCCGAGCGCACCGGGGTCGCGGATCGGATGCCGTGGGACGACGCCCTCGCCCATGTGCGCGCGACGATGGGCCAGTCGAAGATCGACGTGTTCACGCATCTCGCCGGGGGCGATCGCGCCGCTGCGGAGCGCGCCACTGCGGCATTCGAAGGAGCATACGCCGAGATCGTCGCCGAGCAGGGAGTCACCGAGATCCCCGGGGCGGCCGATGCGATCCAGGGCCTCAAGGATGCGGGCCTCACCGTCGTGCTCACGACGGGATTCGCGCCGGTGACGCGGGATGCGCTGATCGACGGTCTCGGCTGGAACGGTCTCGTCGACCTCGCGATGTCGCCGGTGGATGCCGGTCGAGGGCGCCCTGCGCCCGACCTCGTTCTCATGGCGCTGATCCGCACGCGGACCTCGTCGGTCGGAGCTGTCGCGGTGGCGGGCGATACCGTCAGCGATGTCGAGTCGGGGCGCCGCGCCGGGGCGGGATTCGTCGCCGGTGTGCTCACCGGGGCCCACCGCGTCCGGGCGCTCACCGAGGCCGGCGCCGACGCGGTGCTCGCCGACGTGACGGAGCTTCAGGGCGCACTCGCCGAGCGAGGCCTGCTGCCTCTCGTCGCCACCGTCTGA
- the phnC gene encoding phosphonate ABC transporter ATP-binding protein produces MNAASDALIRLAGVTKKFGSTTALKDVSLQVSRGEVVVLLGLSGSGKSTLLRHLDGLETPTSGDIEVLGAKVPTLRGKALRRLRSRVGFIFQQFELVPSLTVLENVLTGSLSEVRGPRFGLWGYSKAAKLRALGHLDRVGLLDRAYQRSDTLSGGQQQRVAIARALMQKPDVLLADEPVASLDPESSDQVMALIREIAAAEGLTVVCSLHQVDLAISWADRIIGLRHGEIVLDTPTTDLTKAEVMEIYGRVATTTAEITAVQAELIEIAADVALETAGDTTAGNTDGEGVTEAAQLHRARVS; encoded by the coding sequence ATGAATGCGGCATCCGACGCCCTGATCCGCCTGGCGGGCGTGACCAAGAAGTTCGGTTCGACGACGGCGCTCAAGGACGTCTCGCTGCAGGTGTCACGCGGCGAGGTCGTCGTGCTGCTCGGCCTCTCGGGCTCGGGCAAGTCGACGCTGCTGCGCCACCTCGACGGCCTCGAGACTCCGACCTCCGGTGACATCGAGGTCCTCGGCGCGAAGGTTCCCACCCTCAGGGGCAAGGCTCTTCGTCGGCTCCGCAGCCGGGTGGGCTTCATCTTCCAGCAGTTCGAACTCGTGCCCTCGCTCACTGTTCTCGAGAATGTGCTGACCGGATCGCTGTCCGAGGTCCGCGGACCCCGATTCGGTCTCTGGGGCTACTCGAAGGCGGCGAAGCTCCGCGCGCTCGGGCACCTCGATCGCGTCGGCCTGCTCGACCGTGCCTACCAGCGCAGCGACACCCTGTCTGGCGGACAGCAGCAGCGCGTCGCGATCGCACGAGCCCTCATGCAGAAGCCCGACGTCCTGCTCGCCGACGAGCCCGTCGCCTCTCTCGACCCCGAATCGAGCGACCAGGTCATGGCGCTGATCCGCGAGATCGCCGCAGCCGAGGGCCTCACCGTCGTCTGCAGCCTGCACCAGGTCGACCTCGCGATCTCGTGGGCCGACCGCATCATCGGTCTGCGACACGGCGAGATCGTGCTCGACACCCCGACCACCGACCTCACCAAGGCGGAGGTCATGGAGATCTACGGACGCGTCGCGACGACGACCGCTGAGATCACGGCCGTGCAGGCCGAACTCATCGAGATCGCGGCGGACGTCGCCCTCGAGACGGCCGGCGATACCACCGCGGGCAACACCGACGGCGAGGGCGTCACCGAAGCCGCACAGCTCCACAGGGCGCGAGTCTCATGA
- a CDS encoding nicotinamide-nucleotide amidohydrolase family protein, with product MTQEQSALDRLSEVAAERGLRVCVVESLTSGRLSSMIGAGGDAGEWFAGGIVAYLTDVKENLLGLTPGTDPCSAECAEHLAESARRLFDADLCVSTTGVGGPDAEGGHEPGTVFIGWATGDGVGHRMLALTGGPQEILDETVDTATRLLAFHAEGIRPAGPRRTGSPAASV from the coding sequence GTGACGCAGGAGCAGTCGGCGCTGGATCGTCTGAGCGAGGTCGCCGCAGAGCGCGGACTGCGCGTCTGCGTGGTCGAGTCGCTCACATCCGGACGCCTGTCGAGCATGATCGGCGCAGGTGGGGATGCCGGCGAGTGGTTCGCCGGCGGGATCGTCGCCTACCTCACCGACGTCAAGGAGAACCTGCTCGGTCTGACCCCCGGGACGGACCCGTGCTCGGCCGAGTGCGCAGAGCATCTCGCCGAGAGCGCGCGACGCCTGTTCGACGCCGACCTCTGCGTCTCGACCACCGGTGTCGGCGGTCCCGATGCCGAGGGCGGGCATGAGCCCGGAACCGTGTTCATCGGATGGGCGACGGGCGACGGCGTCGGCCACCGGATGCTGGCGCTGACCGGCGGCCCTCAGGAGATCCTCGATGAGACCGTCGACACCGCGACGCGGCTGCTCGCGTTCCACGCCGAGGGGATCCGGCCCGCGGGGCCCCGGCGTACAGGCTCGCCTGCGGCATCCGTCTGA
- a CDS encoding DUF561 domain-containing protein: MTDLRELLGIEHPIFLGPFGGLSSVALTAAVSEAGGLGGYGLYGYDGDRIRSTVAALREATSRPFAVNIWLPTGDEVAPNPQHTVFAQALEPFYDAVGVEVPSRPERYLPPLDEQLDAIWESAPPVLSTVFGVPSVELVDEAHRRGIRVVGAATTVAEATALAEVGIDAVVATGLEAGGHRVSFLRPPEESLVGTFALIPQVVDAVDVPVIAAGGIADRRGVAAAFALGASGVQVGTAFLATAESAANDAHREAIRSTAADGTVLTRAMSGRLARGARNTVVRAIEAGGMIAPFPMQNWLTGQFRTAAGQQNLGEMQSLWMGQGAPLAGYPTAAEAFAEMLAGVPEGR, encoded by the coding sequence ATGACTGACCTGCGTGAGCTGCTCGGCATCGAGCATCCGATCTTCCTCGGTCCGTTCGGTGGACTCTCCTCGGTCGCCCTGACGGCGGCGGTCAGCGAAGCCGGCGGACTCGGCGGATACGGCCTCTACGGCTATGACGGAGACCGCATCCGCTCGACTGTGGCCGCTCTGCGTGAGGCGACGTCGCGTCCGTTCGCGGTCAACATCTGGCTGCCCACCGGCGACGAGGTCGCACCGAACCCTCAGCACACCGTGTTCGCCCAGGCGCTCGAGCCGTTCTACGACGCCGTGGGCGTAGAGGTCCCGAGCCGACCCGAGCGCTACCTGCCCCCGCTCGACGAGCAGCTCGACGCCATCTGGGAGTCCGCTCCGCCCGTGCTCAGCACCGTGTTCGGCGTGCCCTCGGTGGAGCTCGTCGACGAGGCTCACCGCCGCGGCATCCGTGTCGTGGGAGCTGCGACGACCGTCGCCGAAGCCACGGCCCTCGCCGAGGTCGGGATCGATGCCGTCGTCGCGACCGGGCTGGAGGCGGGAGGGCATCGGGTCTCGTTCCTGCGACCGCCTGAGGAGTCGCTCGTCGGCACGTTCGCGCTCATTCCCCAGGTCGTCGACGCCGTCGACGTGCCGGTGATCGCCGCCGGCGGGATCGCCGACCGGCGAGGTGTCGCCGCGGCGTTCGCGCTCGGAGCCTCGGGCGTGCAGGTGGGCACAGCGTTCCTGGCGACGGCGGAGTCCGCCGCGAACGACGCGCACCGAGAGGCCATCCGATCCACCGCAGCCGACGGCACCGTGCTCACTCGCGCGATGAGCGGACGCCTCGCCCGCGGTGCCCGCAACACAGTGGTGCGCGCTATCGAGGCCGGTGGCATGATCGCCCCGTTCCCGATGCAGAACTGGCTCACCGGGCAGTTCCGCACGGCGGCAGGCCAGCAGAATCTCGGCGAGATGCAGTCGCTGTGGATGGGCCAGGGGGCACCGCTCGCCGGCTATCCGACGGCGGCGGAGGCGTTCGCCGAGATGCTCGCGGGAGTGCCCGAGGGCCGCTGA
- a CDS encoding ATP-dependent DNA ligase produces the protein MGKFIYEGSVKTEIEDRALTHLQLVITAKLRRAEPFPFSWREDSSVGGGRTTVWVQPGSSLVFKYFGSRQPSVNRAWIEALAFTANAPSGLYLVPEPQEAPGSAQAADEVPSAPPA, from the coding sequence ATGGGCAAGTTCATCTACGAGGGCAGCGTGAAGACCGAGATCGAGGATCGCGCGCTCACTCACCTGCAGCTGGTCATCACGGCGAAGCTGCGCAGGGCTGAGCCCTTCCCCTTCAGCTGGCGTGAGGACTCCAGCGTCGGCGGTGGCCGCACCACGGTGTGGGTGCAGCCGGGCAGCTCACTCGTCTTCAAATACTTCGGCAGCCGGCAGCCGTCGGTCAACAGGGCGTGGATCGAGGCCTTGGCGTTCACCGCCAACGCGCCCAGCGGCCTGTACCTCGTTCCCGAGCCGCAGGAGGCGCCCGGTTCCGCGCAGGCCGCCGATGAGGTTCCTTCCGCGCCGCCCGCCTGA